Proteins encoded by one window of bacterium:
- a CDS encoding four helix bundle protein, producing the protein MQNDKSKFKKEFQQRLYNFVLKLIEFLDKLPKDNVSRRIGDQLLRSGTSILGNYIEGQSASSKKDFTNYFNTSLKSTNESKIWVSLLRDSKRATSEEVVWFLKELNEIGNIFASSILTLKGKK; encoded by the coding sequence ATGCAAAATGACAAATCAAAATTCAAAAAGGAATTCCAACAAAGATTATATAATTTTGTTCTAAAGCTTATAGAATTCCTGGATAAATTACCAAAAGACAATGTATCAAGAAGAATTGGAGACCAATTATTAAGAAGTGGCACAAGTATTCTTGGCAACTATATAGAAGGACAATCAGCCAGCAGTAAGAAAGATTTTACTAATTATTTTAACACTTCGTTAAAATCTACAAATGAGAGCAAAATATGGGTGTCTTTGCTTAGGGATAGCAAACGTGCCACATCTGAAGAAGTTGTGTGGTTTCTTAAAGAATTAAACGAAATCGGCAATATTTTTGCTTCAAGCATTTTGACTCTTAAGGGAAAAAAATAA
- a CDS encoding PilN domain-containing protein — MKKIFAFQKDKNDLKLLFFHIKDNAVFIEDYQQKEIGAEGSASDIIKQFLSYNKAKVFRTVCFLPLSSIYLRKLAFPYRSISKIKKSIRFAIEPHIPIPVESAKVFFQPIYAKNSNQPRFYVSGGIEVISFVVPEVLLNEQLELINSCDLVCNEIYLEPLSIFNFLISRIKIKQNVLWLYVGNDTTYVFSALKDGMLSDLRQIPIGRSELIEGKDELTREISTVLLSQTSQLSENKISEIYVSGLPIAEKQAGRPTTKEQAGRPEICDWLAENFNIPAKAIELDELLSVNQAADSSKQSQAEHVENNDEKTLTSKPLALGFIPEILYAGLSTNAAVLNFYPPVLQEKEKRGIRTSFFLAIFVLIAITFRLQFERNIYERKFDVINSRIKGIFAETFPDAVDKRTPLIQMRAIVKNLKDSSLTTDVVSLSPLEALRGISQNLDRNLQIELDSFRIKENDITIAGSALSYGDIDKIKSALENSPLFSKVDIESAQTTAQGVSFRLKITPTLNK; from the coding sequence ATGAAAAAGATTTTCGCTTTCCAAAAAGATAAAAACGACCTAAAGCTGTTGTTCTTTCATATAAAAGACAACGCAGTTTTTATAGAAGATTATCAACAAAAAGAAATTGGTGCCGAAGGCAGTGCTTCGGATATTATCAAGCAATTTCTCTCGTATAACAAAGCAAAGGTTTTTAGAACAGTTTGTTTCTTGCCTTTATCGTCTATTTATTTAAGAAAGCTTGCTTTTCCTTATAGAAGTATATCCAAAATAAAAAAGAGTATAAGATTTGCCATAGAGCCGCATATCCCTATTCCGGTAGAATCTGCGAAAGTATTTTTTCAACCGATTTACGCAAAAAATAGCAACCAGCCCCGTTTTTATGTCAGCGGCGGGATTGAAGTCATATCGTTTGTTGTTCCTGAAGTTCTTTTAAACGAACAATTGGAACTTATAAATTCTTGCGACCTGGTTTGTAACGAGATTTATCTTGAGCCGCTTTCTATCTTTAACTTCTTGATTTCCCGTATTAAAATAAAACAAAACGTGTTGTGGCTATATGTTGGTAACGACACTACATATGTTTTTTCCGCGCTTAAAGACGGAATGCTTTCAGATTTAAGGCAGATACCAATTGGCAGGAGTGAACTTATAGAAGGAAAAGACGAATTGACAAGAGAAATAAGTACAGTTCTTCTTTCTCAAACTTCGCAACTTTCCGAAAATAAAATTTCAGAAATTTATGTGTCTGGCTTGCCCATTGCCGAAAAGCAGGCGGGCAGGCCCACCACTAAAGAGCAGGCGGGCAGGCCCGAAATCTGCGATTGGCTGGCTGAAAATTTCAATATCCCCGCCAAAGCGATAGAACTTGACGAATTGTTATCCGTAAATCAAGCCGCCGATTCCTCTAAACAGTCGCAAGCAGAACACGTAGAAAATAATGACGAAAAAACTCTTACATCAAAACCTTTGGCTTTAGGGTTTATCCCTGAAATTCTTTATGCCGGTTTGTCAACAAACGCAGCTGTTTTGAATTTTTATCCTCCCGTTTTGCAGGAGAAAGAAAAAAGAGGTATACGAACAAGTTTTTTTCTTGCAATTTTCGTATTAATTGCGATTACTTTCCGTCTCCAATTTGAAAGAAATATATACGAGCGTAAATTTGATGTTATAAACTCGCGGATAAAAGGAATTTTTGCGGAAACTTTCCCCGATGCTGTGGACAAGAGGACTCCGCTTATCCAGATGAGAGCCATAGTCAAAAATTTAAAAGACAGCTCTTTAACAACAGATGTTGTTTCTCTAAGCCCTTTGGAAGCATTAAGGGGAATATCCCAAAATTTAGACAGGAATTTACAGATAGAGTTAGACTCTTTTAGAATAAAAGAAAACGATATAACAATTGCCGGAAGCGCTTTGTCATATGGCGATATAGATAAAATAAAATCAGCCTTGGAAAATTCACCGCTATTTTCGAAAGTCGATATCGAGTCTGCGCAGACAACGGCTCAAGGAGTGTCGTTTAGATTGAAAATAACTCCGACTTTGAATAAATGA
- a CDS encoding general secretion pathway protein GspK: MKAKRIRNLRRSPIFSLFGPKNSDSCFRTRRRVIEPKSEIKHLIFNKKGVVLIFTLIMIAVLSALTINLSSKMNQELLLLKNSSDYLKASSLAEAGIQYGIAILKMDDDFQADWLAEGWAEEVILSARSPMAGLTFDEGTVKINTIDESGKINLNYLNTGKEREKKLKIEQMLELCDNIGLDYAIIPAIIDWIDADYEISELLSITVGENKGAESEYYEDLPIPYPCKNASFDITQELMMVRGIEKENYYGQNGLVNFITVFAGGKININTAGKEVLKATLQASVSSFEEEQTEIFELIDDIAVTSIIDWRIDNPFYDLSSLEEFFPEDIVNKILQSKLFDVKSNIFTITSNAKVGKIEKNITVVVERNRTDIKVKYWNEN; this comes from the coding sequence ATGAAAGCAAAAAGAATTCGCAATCTCCGAAGGAGTCCGATATTCAGTCTCTTCGGTCCGAAGAACTCCGACAGTTGTTTTCGGACTCGTCGGAGAGTCATTGAACCGAAATCCGAAATCAAACATTTAATTTTTAATAAAAAAGGCGTGGTTCTTATTTTCACGCTTATTATGATTGCTGTTTTAAGCGCTCTTACAATTAATTTATCGAGCAAAATGAATCAGGAGCTTTTACTTTTAAAAAATTCCTCGGACTATCTTAAAGCATCCTCATTGGCTGAAGCGGGAATACAATATGGGATTGCAATTCTTAAAATGGATGACGATTTTCAAGCCGATTGGTTGGCTGAAGGCTGGGCGGAAGAGGTAATCCTGTCCGCCCGCTCGCCTATGGCGGGATTGACCTTTGACGAAGGAACTGTGAAAATAAACACAATAGACGAAAGCGGAAAAATAAATCTGAATTATCTTAATACGGGAAAAGAAAGAGAAAAGAAATTGAAAATTGAGCAGATGTTAGAGCTTTGCGACAATATTGGTTTAGATTATGCTATCATTCCCGCTATCATAGACTGGATAGATGCCGATTATGAGATTAGCGAACTTTTGTCTATAACAGTCGGCGAAAATAAAGGAGCTGAAAGCGAATACTATGAGGATTTACCTATACCGTATCCATGCAAAAACGCGTCTTTTGACATAACCCAAGAGCTTATGATGGTAAGAGGCATAGAAAAAGAAAATTATTACGGACAAAACGGCTTAGTAAATTTCATTACTGTATTTGCCGGAGGGAAAATAAATATTAATACAGCAGGCAAAGAAGTTTTAAAAGCCACATTGCAGGCTTCAGTTTCTTCTTTTGAAGAAGAACAAACGGAAATTTTTGAGTTAATAGATGATATCGCTGTCACTTCTATAATTGATTGGAGAATCGATAATCCGTTTTACGACCTTTCATCTCTTGAGGAATTTTTCCCCGAAGATATAGTTAATAAAATATTGCAATCCAAACTTTTTGATGTTAAAAGCAACATTTTCACTATCACATCTAATGCCAAAGTTGGTAAAATAGAAAAGAACATAACTGTGGTTGTCGAAAGAAACCGAACCGATATAAAAGTAAAATATTGGAATGAAAACTGA
- a CDS encoding type II secretion system protein codes for MKNYQFPILPRKSEIFGDSILGISLKFQRANSQSQIHNGFTLVELLIAVAISSIVFLAIISTYSLTLKTLDKWDSRQEDYYLARNVFRKMRSEISSVYFITDSQAVSTLQEKTDYNGLEGDEKTFSFYTTAKSLYFPFTCLTKVTYKFILDDEDKGFLIREEEPIVNFTLDEHKYLKSYVWSDNLKNFNFKYSDGKDWLDSWDIQQTEKILKAVKIELISSHEEKFSTVIYIPTEI; via the coding sequence ATGAAAAATTACCAATTTCCAATTCTCCCCAGAAAATCAGAGATTTTCGGGGACTCAATCCTCGGAATTTCTTTGAAATTCCAGAGGGCTAATTCCCAATCACAAATCCACAATGGGTTCACCCTTGTCGAGCTTCTTATTGCAGTGGCAATTTCCAGTATAGTTTTTTTGGCGATTATTTCCACTTATTCACTGACATTAAAAACGCTGGATAAATGGGATAGCAGGCAAGAGGATTATTATCTTGCTCGAAATGTATTTAGGAAAATGCGCAGTGAAATATCCTCTGTTTATTTTATTACCGATTCACAAGCTGTTTCGACATTGCAGGAAAAAACCGATTATAACGGTCTGGAAGGCGATGAAAAAACTTTTAGTTTTTATACTACGGCAAAATCTTTATATTTCCCGTTTACATGTTTAACGAAAGTTACTTATAAGTTTATTCTTGATGATGAGGATAAGGGTTTTCTAATAAGAGAAGAAGAACCTATTGTGAATTTTACATTAGACGAACACAAATACCTTAAATCTTATGTTTGGAGCGATAACTTGAAAAATTTCAATTTCAAATATTCGGACGGAAAAGATTGGTTGGACAGTTGGGATATCCAACAGACTGAGAAAATATTAAAAGCTGTCAAAATTGAATTAATTTCATCGCACGAAGAAAAATTTTCAACGGTAATATATATTCCCACAGAAATATGA
- a CDS encoding prepilin-type N-terminal cleavage/methylation domain-containing protein — protein sequence MKIKNYQLSLENQRFSGTQSSEFQRNSRGSITNFQLGFTLLEVLISLAIVGLTLTVLIHSQLLSIRQAMKAKYHTTAIFLANEILSDTFMQENPLMRTEDGKFPVRFASGGELADEEDYPEFFWQREVENSDIDGLKKIKITVSGPENTQIILNTYRLQSNIMQTGTKR from the coding sequence ATGAAAATTAAAAATTACCAATTATCCCTAGAAAATCAGAGATTTTCAGGGACTCAATCCTCGGAATTTCAAAGAAATTCCAGAGGGTCAATTACCAATTTCCAATTGGGTTTTACCCTTTTGGAGGTACTAATTTCTCTTGCAATCGTAGGTCTTACTCTGACGGTTCTAATCCATTCGCAACTTTTATCTATAAGGCAGGCAATGAAAGCAAAATATCATACGACAGCTATATTTTTGGCAAACGAAATTCTTTCGGATACATTTATGCAGGAAAATCCGCTTATGAGAACCGAAGACGGGAAATTCCCTGTCCGCTTTGCATCAGGCGGGGAGTTGGCAGACGAAGAAGATTATCCGGAATTTTTTTGGCAAAGAGAAGTAGAAAATTCTGATATTGACGGATTAAAAAAGATTAAGATAACAGTGTCCGGCCCTGAAAATACCCAGATTATTCTTAATACTTATCGCTTGCAATCCAATATTATGCAAACAGGAACGAAAAGATGA